From one Lycium ferocissimum isolate CSIRO_LF1 chromosome 7, AGI_CSIRO_Lferr_CH_V1, whole genome shotgun sequence genomic stretch:
- the LOC132063306 gene encoding ADP-ribosylation factor 1 — protein MGLSFGKLFSRLFAKKEMRILMVGLDAAGKTTILYKLKLGEIVTTIPTIGFNVETVEYKNISFTVWDVGGQDKIRPLWRHYFQNTQGLIFVVDSNDRDRVVEARDELHRMLNEDELRDAVLLVFANKQDLPNAMNAAEITDKLGLHSLRQRHWYIQSTCATSGEGLYEGLDWLSNNIANKA, from the exons ATGGGGCTGTCTTTTGGCAAGCTTTTCAGTCGGCTTTTTGCCAAGAAAGAGATGCGCATACTGATGGTGGGTCTTGATGCTGCTGGTAAAACAACCATTTTATACAAACTCAAACTGGGAGAGATTGTCACCACCATCCCTACCATTG GTTTCAATGTGGAGACAGTGGAATATAAGAACATTAGCTTTACAGTTTGGGATGTCGGGGGTCAGGACAAG ATTCGTCCTTTGTGGAGACACTACTTCCAAAACACCCAGGGACTTATCTTTGTTGTTGATAGCAACGACAGAGATCGTGTAGTTGAAGCTAGAGATGAGCTTCACAGGATGTTGAATGAG GATGAATTGAGGGATGCTGTTCTGCTAGTGTTTGCTAACAAGCAAGATCTTCCAAATGCTATGAACGCAGCAGAGATAACTGACAAGCTTGGTCTCCATTCTCTCCGCCAGCGTCACTG GTACATCCAGAGCACTTGCGCGACTTCTGGTGAAGGTCTGTACGAAGGGCTAGATTGGCTGTCAAACAACATAGCAAATAAG GCATAG